The following are encoded in a window of Roseofilum casamattae BLCC-M143 genomic DNA:
- a CDS encoding DUF3611 family protein: MSDNSEPYALPPAVKQFSGNLRLTAWISFWIQVVLGAIASIIFLFALLGPETRVGVQDPGRGGGAFFAICGLLALYFSIYQAWRYTRLARKLRSSDVSVRPSKASTIQAIKFGLVCNIVGMSLSLMAAEAITGILLGKSLFQPQGLVATGVDIKEFIQPIDLFVLLGNTHTTVSHFVSIVGSLWLLNVINRPKS; this comes from the coding sequence ATGTCCGATAACTCCGAACCCTACGCTCTCCCACCTGCCGTCAAGCAATTTTCGGGGAACTTGCGCCTAACTGCTTGGATTAGTTTTTGGATTCAAGTCGTGTTAGGGGCGATCGCGAGTATTATTTTCCTATTCGCACTACTCGGCCCCGAAACCAGAGTGGGAGTGCAAGATCCCGGTCGTGGCGGAGGCGCTTTCTTTGCTATCTGTGGTTTGCTCGCCCTTTATTTTAGTATCTATCAAGCGTGGCGATATACCCGACTCGCCAGAAAATTGCGATCGTCTGATGTTTCGGTACGTCCTTCCAAGGCATCTACCATTCAGGCGATTAAATTTGGCTTAGTTTGTAATATTGTCGGCATGAGTCTGTCGTTGATGGCAGCAGAAGCCATTACCGGAATCTTGTTAGGCAAATCTTTATTTCAACCACAAGGATTAGTCGCGACTGGCGTTGACATTAAAGAATTCATCCAACCCATCGATTTATTTGTCTTACTCGGCAATACCCACACCACTGTTTCCCATTTTGTCTCCATTGTCGGCAGTCTCTGGCTGCTCAATGTCATTAATCGACCAAAATCTTAA
- a CDS encoding EthD domain-containing protein, producing the protein MPNYAERDKEATAGIYVPMWKIDHIDLDTFDSYWGNGHGPVCARLPLLYQCWHIRVHHNHGDIWPAIDGVITTSTPEENFDSIAELTFKSIEDLAPYGKVGAEYLGDDEPNFVRRTIPHPAVPITYYDEIENPAPTWETEYDKFRIILRKQDKVNLTDFHQWLQVTFAPQLAKSAPVVKVRLSLLQPSPVTVDVVPPIQAAMEVAFKNRTALRTYLASDEYKSVTAGISQYVKSFQVYPERARSTILYNGEVTLAGVRGLSSALAIEKVGAINQTRDNITELMLKRV; encoded by the coding sequence ATGCCTAATTATGCAGAACGAGATAAGGAAGCAACGGCCGGTATTTATGTCCCTATGTGGAAGATCGACCACATCGATTTAGATACATTTGATAGTTATTGGGGTAACGGACACGGTCCAGTCTGCGCTCGCCTACCTTTGTTATACCAATGCTGGCATATTCGCGTCCACCACAATCATGGAGATATTTGGCCGGCAATTGATGGAGTCATTACGACCTCAACGCCAGAAGAAAATTTTGATTCTATTGCCGAGTTAACCTTCAAAAGTATCGAGGATCTCGCCCCATATGGCAAGGTAGGAGCGGAGTATTTGGGAGATGATGAACCTAACTTTGTCCGTCGGACGATTCCACATCCTGCAGTTCCCATCACCTATTATGATGAAATAGAAAATCCGGCACCAACATGGGAAACAGAATACGATAAATTCCGTATTATCCTGCGCAAACAAGATAAGGTGAACTTAACCGATTTTCATCAATGGTTACAAGTGACGTTTGCACCTCAACTGGCTAAGAGCGCTCCGGTGGTGAAGGTACGCTTGAGTTTGCTTCAGCCCAGTCCTGTGACTGTTGATGTTGTACCCCCGATTCAAGCAGCTATGGAAGTTGCGTTTAAAAATCGTACTGCTTTACGAACCTACTTGGCTTCCGATGAATACAAGTCAGTGACTGCTGGAATATCACAATACGTGAAATCATTCCAAGTTTATCCAGAACGCGCGCGATCGACAATTCTCTATAATGGGGAAGTTACTCTCGCCGGAGTTCGGGGCTTATCGAGTGCCTTGGCGATCGAAAAAGTAGGGGCAATTAACCAGACGCGCGATAACATTACTGAGTTAATGTTAAAAAGAGTTTAG
- a CDS encoding HEAT repeat domain-containing protein, with product MPTNDDDLLLLDEDAEFSSPLDRLETTDETPEVPPPDPEEMLALLQSPIAQERTIAARAFCEISEPKAIPHLIALLRDRCPLVRVSAAYALGRNPSPQAIEPIIDQLQKDWNGYVRKGLVWAMGNNRDGRCLQPLLDSLRNDIPAVRLWAASSLAQMAQVGYEAVIGSIPSLIQALRRDPVSAIRSNCAWSLGQLARELPSNVVYAGAIDGLIESFVEDPDLGVREDARSALLKVGDPRALQLIEELEQEGWF from the coding sequence ATGCCAACTAACGACGACGACCTATTACTACTTGATGAGGATGCTGAGTTCAGCAGCCCTCTAGATCGCCTAGAGACGACTGACGAAACCCCGGAAGTCCCTCCACCCGATCCAGAGGAAATGCTGGCTCTGCTGCAATCTCCCATTGCCCAAGAGCGGACGATCGCAGCAAGAGCATTTTGCGAAATTTCCGAACCCAAAGCCATTCCCCATTTGATTGCCTTACTTCGCGATCGTTGTCCCCTCGTTCGCGTCAGTGCGGCTTATGCCCTCGGACGCAACCCTTCACCTCAGGCGATCGAACCTATAATCGACCAACTGCAAAAAGACTGGAATGGATACGTGCGCAAAGGATTAGTCTGGGCCATGGGCAACAATCGCGATGGCCGCTGTCTCCAACCTTTGCTCGACTCTCTCCGCAACGATATACCTGCCGTGCGCCTCTGGGCCGCCAGCTCTCTAGCCCAAATGGCACAAGTGGGTTACGAAGCGGTTATCGGTTCTATTCCTTCCCTGATTCAAGCTCTGCGTCGAGACCCCGTTTCTGCTATTCGCAGTAATTGTGCTTGGTCTTTAGGACAGCTCGCTCGCGAACTTCCCTCCAATGTTGTCTATGCTGGAGCCATCGATGGGTTAATCGAATCCTTTGTAGAAGACCCCGATCTGGGAGTCCGCGAAGATGCTCGTTCCGCTCTGTTGAAAGTTGGCGATCCGAGAGCGTTACAATTAATTGAAGAATTAGAACAAGAAGGATGGTTTTAA
- a CDS encoding DUF4168 domain-containing protein has product MVLRVLERLNQFNQNIRWGGYGTIAAFAIATLALTGCGSGAEDATETPDETVAPVTVTPEEVQNYATAILEIEPAREVALGRVQTLMEDGVAPIVTCNQPESLKELSNEAREAIVTFCTQAREIGASYGFTPARFNAITSNLPADATLKEQVTQALIQQQTREAP; this is encoded by the coding sequence ATGGTCTTAAGAGTATTGGAGCGATTAAACCAATTCAACCAAAATATTAGATGGGGCGGGTATGGCACGATCGCCGCATTCGCGATCGCCACACTCGCATTAACGGGATGCGGTTCTGGGGCAGAAGACGCAACCGAAACTCCCGACGAGACTGTAGCTCCAGTTACCGTGACCCCAGAAGAAGTGCAAAACTATGCCACGGCGATCCTAGAAATCGAACCCGCACGCGAAGTTGCTCTCGGACGAGTCCAGACTCTTATGGAAGATGGAGTCGCCCCCATCGTTACCTGCAACCAACCCGAAAGCCTCAAAGAACTCTCTAATGAGGCACGAGAAGCGATCGTGACCTTCTGTACCCAGGCTCGGGAAATCGGCGCCAGCTATGGATTTACCCCAGCTCGCTTTAACGCAATTACCAGTAACTTGCCTGCCGACGCGACTCTGAAGGAACAGGTGACTCAAGCATTGATCCAACAACAAACCAGGGAAGCTCCATAA
- a CDS encoding RNA-guided endonuclease InsQ/TnpB family protein — protein MERAFNYRFYPTSGQESLLRRTLGCVRLVYNKALHERTQAWYERQERVTYPQTSSMLTAWKKREELDFLNEVSCVPLQQGLRHLQTAFTNFFAGRTKYPNFKKKNQGGSAEFTKSAFRFKDGKIYLAKCKDPLAIRWSRQIPQGCRPSSVTVKLHRSGRWHISIRFDDLTIKPLPVIEKAVGIDLGISSLLITSDGEKVANPKLLEKHYPKLRRLQKNLSRKKKGSNNRYRARIKLARVHQKITETRGDYLHKLTTQLVRENQTIVVEDLGVKNMVKNRKLARAISDASWGELTRQLEYKCQWYGRNYIKIDRWFPSSKRCSNCGHVVEKMPLNIREWNCPTCGSHHNRDINASKNILAAGLAVSVCGASVRPEPSKSVKATAKKQKPKS, from the coding sequence ATGGAGAGAGCATTTAACTACCGATTTTACCCGACCTCAGGGCAAGAGTCGCTATTGCGGCGGACTTTGGGTTGTGTAAGATTAGTTTACAATAAGGCTCTCCATGAAAGAACTCAGGCTTGGTACGAGAGGCAAGAAAGAGTAACTTACCCTCAAACTTCTTCAATGTTGACCGCCTGGAAAAAACGAGAAGAGTTGGATTTCTTAAACGAGGTCAGTTGCGTGCCACTGCAACAAGGGTTAAGGCATCTGCAAACCGCATTTACGAACTTTTTCGCCGGTCGGACTAAGTACCCAAACTTTAAGAAGAAGAACCAGGGAGGTAGCGCAGAGTTCACCAAATCGGCATTCCGATTTAAGGACGGGAAAATCTATTTAGCCAAGTGCAAAGACCCCTTAGCTATTCGGTGGTCGCGTCAAATTCCTCAAGGATGCCGACCCAGTTCAGTAACGGTGAAACTTCATCGTTCAGGACGTTGGCATATTTCCATTAGATTTGATGACTTAACGATTAAACCTTTGCCAGTGATAGAGAAGGCAGTAGGGATTGACTTAGGAATCAGTAGCTTATTAATTACCAGTGATGGAGAAAAGGTAGCCAACCCTAAACTGCTCGAGAAACATTACCCTAAGCTGAGGAGACTTCAAAAAAACTTATCGAGAAAAAAGAAAGGCTCGAACAATAGGTACAGAGCTAGAATTAAACTGGCTAGAGTCCACCAGAAAATAACCGAGACTCGAGGTGACTATTTACATAAGCTAACTACTCAACTAGTACGCGAAAACCAAACGATTGTAGTTGAGGACTTAGGTGTCAAGAATATGGTCAAAAACCGGAAACTAGCCCGAGCCATATCTGATGCGAGTTGGGGAGAGCTGACCCGACAATTGGAGTACAAATGCCAATGGTACGGGAGAAACTACATCAAGATAGACAGGTGGTTTCCTAGCTCGAAACGATGTAGTAATTGTGGGCATGTGGTGGAAAAAATGCCGTTAAATATTCGGGAATGGAACTGTCCTACATGCGGCAGTCACCACAATCGGGATATTAACGCCAGTAAGAACATTTTGGCCGCAGGGCTTGCGGTTTCAGTCTGTGGAGCGAGTGTAAGACCCGAGCCGAGTAAATCGGTGAAGGCGACTGCGAAGAAACAGAAACCTAAATCGTGA
- a CDS encoding alpha/beta hydrolase yields the protein MTLQYLQTPSLTQTPQGLVIFLHGWGANARDLYPLAEELNLPQYYFLFPDAPFPHPRVPGGLMWYDLEFPDHQQLESSHETLKAWLISMGSQFNVPLEKIVLAGFSQGGAMTLNVGFSLPLAGLICLSGYLHAETQIIHKLPLLLMHGRFDRSVPLEKGQQACQQLQEEGIDITYAEFDMAHQVIPEELDRVQQFLVQCLQ from the coding sequence GTGACTCTCCAGTATTTGCAAACGCCCTCATTAACCCAAACTCCCCAAGGATTAGTCATTTTCCTGCATGGTTGGGGAGCCAATGCCCGAGATTTGTACCCACTCGCTGAAGAACTTAATTTACCTCAATATTACTTTCTCTTTCCAGATGCCCCTTTTCCTCATCCGCGAGTTCCTGGAGGGTTAATGTGGTACGACTTAGAATTTCCCGACCATCAACAGTTGGAGTCTTCTCATGAGACACTCAAAGCTTGGTTAATCTCAATGGGTTCCCAGTTCAATGTTCCTCTGGAGAAGATCGTTCTCGCTGGTTTTTCGCAAGGAGGAGCCATGACCCTCAATGTTGGGTTTTCTTTACCTCTAGCGGGGTTAATTTGCCTGAGCGGTTACTTACATGCGGAAACCCAGATTATCCATAAACTTCCCTTACTCCTCATGCACGGTCGCTTCGATCGCTCCGTCCCTCTAGAAAAAGGACAACAGGCCTGCCAACAGTTGCAAGAAGAAGGGATTGATATTACTTATGCAGAATTCGATATGGCCCATCAAGTGATTCCGGAAGAGTTGGATCGAGTGCAGCAATTTTTGGTGCAATGCCTGCAATAA
- a CDS encoding alpha-E domain-containing protein gives MLSRVADSIYWLNRYVERAENTARFIDANVTLILDSPVGITDQWEPLVTTTGDRQMFLQHYGKATKENVQQFLTFDRQNPNSILSCLWMARENARSIREVISSDMWEEINEFYYLVKDTSPEKSLVELSEFYTEVKRLSHLFCGLMDATMSHNEGWHFGTIGRLLERADKTSRILDVKYYILLPSAQDVGTALDEIQWIALLKSASAYEMYRKQMSRHQITPVGVANFLLLDREFPRAIHSCLLRSEQSLHEINGTSPGTWSNPAERALGRLRSELDYTTIEEVMHQGLHEFIDNLQQQFNRVGSAFYETYFAWK, from the coding sequence GTGTTAAGTCGCGTCGCTGATTCTATTTATTGGCTCAATCGTTATGTCGAGCGAGCAGAAAATACGGCTCGGTTTATTGATGCTAATGTCACCTTAATTTTAGACTCTCCCGTTGGAATTACGGATCAGTGGGAACCATTAGTTACCACAACTGGCGATCGCCAGATGTTTCTCCAGCATTATGGGAAAGCAACGAAAGAAAACGTCCAGCAATTCTTAACCTTCGATCGCCAAAATCCGAACTCAATTTTATCCTGTTTGTGGATGGCTCGCGAAAATGCCCGCTCCATTCGCGAAGTCATTTCTTCCGATATGTGGGAGGAAATCAATGAATTTTATTATCTGGTTAAAGATACATCTCCGGAAAAATCTTTAGTCGAACTGTCGGAATTCTATACTGAAGTCAAACGCTTGAGCCATTTATTTTGCGGCTTAATGGATGCCACCATGTCTCATAATGAAGGATGGCATTTTGGCACCATTGGCAGATTATTAGAACGGGCCGATAAAACCTCGCGCATCTTAGATGTAAAATACTATATTTTGCTTCCTTCGGCGCAAGATGTGGGAACGGCTTTAGACGAAATTCAATGGATTGCTTTGTTGAAATCGGCTAGCGCTTATGAAATGTATCGCAAGCAAATGAGCCGCCATCAAATTACCCCAGTGGGAGTGGCTAATTTCTTATTGCTCGATCGCGAATTTCCGAGAGCCATTCACTCGTGTTTGTTGCGCTCCGAGCAATCGCTCCACGAGATTAATGGCACCTCTCCGGGAACCTGGAGCAACCCTGCCGAACGCGCTCTCGGGCGTTTGCGATCGGAGCTGGATTATACGACAATTGAGGAAGTGATGCACCAAGGGTTACACGAGTTTATCGATAATTTGCAACAGCAGTTTAATCGAGTGGGTTCGGCATTCTACGAAACTTATTTTGCTTGGAAATGA
- a CDS encoding small RNA NsiR4-regulated ssr1528 family protein, translating to MSSIEPTTGADAVDAAIAKGLDLDGSPIPAAKLNLYNNVMALEADRQRSGVSNTMRSRIVRIGAKHLAKDKLNQMLLDADFAPLKDKEVIFYYGG from the coding sequence ATGTCTTCAATAGAACCAACCACCGGCGCTGATGCGGTTGATGCGGCGATCGCCAAAGGACTGGATTTAGACGGCAGCCCCATTCCTGCGGCTAAACTCAACTTGTATAATAATGTCATGGCTCTAGAAGCCGACCGTCAGCGCAGTGGGGTTAGCAACACCATGCGCTCTCGTATCGTCCGCATCGGCGCCAAACACTTAGCCAAAGATAAGCTGAATCAAATGCTACTCGATGCTGATTTCGCTCCGTTAAAAGATAAAGAGGTTATCTTTTACTATGGAGGTTAG
- a CDS encoding DNA double-strand break repair nuclease NurA encodes MPLDPNSVLSLLQVKRSEFRGLESQASEQLRPYRQALLKRGTEIRAKINAFEPEDDRDFVYAQPLESPERPWVIASNLTWNNREESLNWVRDRITGIPTFAVDGSQIYPSKDFSVPIALIQIGWYENFHEGDGNYEKEVVLDLLTPNHFAALSKGDSLDRLVNRRRLELEVRRIIHYMQTHQNQESSLVFYDGSLVASFAETFDRDTYQSYLKALRELLRASEKYRVPLVGYIDTSASQDLVQMLHRVMGFPELSRSSDAGLLYPLMAWGDRTLLCRCCRPGILKDYEEQGDRVTFTYLKTHGGYPVRLELPLWISEAGLLDRVVDWIRAEVIVGRGYPYAIETADKLTVLQTEDRKLFYRLFQDWADREDIPFRLSRKMVSKAYRR; translated from the coding sequence ATGCCCCTCGATCCAAACTCAGTTCTATCATTATTGCAGGTCAAGCGCTCTGAGTTTCGCGGCTTAGAGTCACAAGCTTCCGAGCAACTTCGTCCGTATCGACAGGCATTGTTAAAGCGAGGCACGGAAATACGAGCCAAAATTAACGCCTTTGAGCCGGAAGACGATCGAGATTTCGTCTACGCTCAACCTCTCGAGTCCCCCGAGCGTCCTTGGGTCATTGCATCAAATTTAACTTGGAATAATCGGGAAGAAAGCCTGAACTGGGTTCGCGATCGCATTACCGGCATTCCTACCTTTGCCGTTGATGGGTCGCAGATTTATCCGAGTAAAGACTTCTCCGTACCCATTGCCCTAATTCAAATTGGATGGTATGAAAACTTTCATGAAGGGGACGGAAATTACGAGAAAGAAGTCGTCCTCGATTTACTCACTCCGAACCATTTTGCCGCCCTCTCCAAAGGCGACTCTCTCGATCGCCTGGTGAACCGTCGCCGTCTGGAATTAGAAGTGCGTCGCATTATTCATTACATGCAAACCCACCAGAACCAAGAATCCAGCCTGGTATTTTATGATGGTTCTTTAGTTGCGAGTTTTGCCGAAACCTTCGATCGCGATACCTATCAATCTTACCTAAAAGCCTTGCGGGAACTGCTGCGCGCCAGCGAAAAATATCGAGTTCCCCTCGTCGGGTATATCGACACCAGTGCCTCCCAAGACTTGGTGCAAATGCTACATCGAGTGATGGGATTTCCCGAACTATCGCGATCGAGCGATGCTGGCTTATTATATCCGCTCATGGCATGGGGCGATCGTACCCTCCTCTGTCGCTGCTGCCGACCTGGTATCTTAAAAGACTATGAAGAACAAGGCGATCGGGTGACATTTACTTACCTGAAAACTCATGGTGGATATCCCGTGCGTTTGGAACTTCCCCTCTGGATTTCCGAAGCCGGACTGCTCGATCGCGTGGTAGATTGGATACGCGCCGAAGTCATTGTCGGTCGCGGATATCCTTATGCGATCGAAACTGCCGATAAGTTAACCGTTCTGCAAACGGAAGATCGCAAACTATTTTATCGCCTGTTTCAAGACTGGGCCGATCGCGAAGATATTCCGTTTCGCCTATCCCGTAAAATGGTGAGCAAAGCCTATCGCCGTTGA
- a CDS encoding TolC family protein, with protein MPTFRKLIGVSAIAAIAVASVNSAASAQPGSETDRPSATAIETTEDAMRNDAAPSVLQEIKPSELNLSEGQGELPTASSRLDWVQQSPTSLEIETTVSETELSETEIADTSSTVSETEIADAPPAVSESELSEAQLAATENTLQTLLDDHSEELAETDIVWLTRLQHALAANPTTAPLPKQLISPHIAQTTIEDIAPVYLDPSPNPLLFPTDPAEVRIEGTQPLTLEQAIDLARRNNVDLQRTKVELERSQTQLREALATRLPSITFQSQLQRSQSASSEITARSGTQTINGDSPQTSLSGTVEIRYDLITSGLRSANIRAAEKQVKISTLQVEVIEEQIRLNVAEQYYNLQQSKEQLRIRQQALVQAERSLKDAQALERAGVGTRFAVLQAQVQVANEQQRLTEAIASLRTARRTLAQIMNMPQTIDVSAADPVEIVGRWQLPLDDSIVLAYKNRAELEQRLNERDLNEFQRTAILAGLKPQVSLFANYNVLELTFDEPLVPQGAGDGYSLGAQLNWTLYDGGRLRAQAEREEADVAIAEQQFTSDRNQIRLDVENAYFQLVSSFDNIQTSIVGLAQAQEALRLARLRFQAGVGTQTDVINSETDLTQAQFNQVQAILGYNIAVARLQRAISNVSNAAR; from the coding sequence ATGCCGACTTTCCGGAAACTTATTGGTGTGAGTGCGATCGCTGCGATCGCTGTGGCATCCGTCAATTCGGCGGCGAGCGCCCAACCTGGGTCGGAAACCGATCGACCCTCAGCGACTGCGATCGAAACAACTGAGGACGCAATGCGCAATGATGCTGCGCCCTCAGTGCTCCAAGAAATCAAACCGAGCGAACTAAACTTGAGTGAGGGACAAGGCGAGCTTCCTACAGCTTCCAGTCGGCTCGACTGGGTGCAGCAGAGTCCTACTTCCCTAGAGATCGAAACGACAGTATCGGAAACCGAGTTATCGGAAACTGAGATAGCAGATACTTCCTCAACAGTGTCGGAAACTGAGATAGCGGATGCTCCACCGGCAGTATCCGAGAGCGAGTTATCGGAAGCTCAATTAGCCGCCACTGAGAACACCCTACAAACTCTGCTCGACGACCATTCCGAAGAGTTAGCAGAAACTGATATCGTGTGGCTGACGCGCTTGCAACATGCTCTGGCAGCTAATCCCACCACAGCTCCATTACCCAAGCAATTAATTTCGCCTCATATTGCCCAAACTACCATCGAGGATATTGCGCCCGTTTATCTCGATCCCAGTCCCAACCCCTTGCTGTTTCCCACCGATCCAGCAGAAGTGAGGATTGAAGGAACGCAACCCCTGACCTTGGAACAAGCGATCGATCTCGCTCGACGCAATAATGTGGATTTGCAACGAACGAAGGTAGAATTAGAGCGATCGCAAACCCAACTGCGCGAAGCTCTAGCCACCCGGTTGCCGAGCATTACCTTCCAGTCCCAGTTGCAGCGATCGCAGTCTGCCAGTAGCGAAATTACAGCTCGCAGCGGAACACAAACGATTAATGGAGATTCGCCGCAAACCTCTTTATCGGGAACCGTAGAAATTCGCTATGACCTCATTACTTCCGGATTGCGCTCTGCTAATATTCGGGCGGCGGAAAAACAAGTCAAAATTAGTACGTTGCAGGTGGAAGTCATTGAAGAACAAATCCGCCTGAATGTGGCCGAGCAATATTACAACCTGCAACAGTCAAAAGAACAATTGCGCATTCGCCAACAAGCTCTCGTCCAAGCCGAGCGCAGTTTGAAAGACGCGCAAGCCCTCGAGCGCGCGGGGGTTGGGACTCGGTTTGCCGTGTTGCAAGCTCAGGTACAGGTAGCCAACGAACAACAGCGGTTAACCGAGGCCATTGCCAGTTTGCGGACGGCGCGACGCACCTTAGCTCAGATTATGAATATGCCGCAAACCATCGATGTTTCCGCTGCCGATCCCGTCGAAATTGTCGGCCGCTGGCAACTGCCCCTCGATGATAGTATCGTCTTGGCTTACAAGAACCGTGCCGAGTTAGAACAGCGTTTAAACGAACGAGATCTCAATGAGTTCCAGCGCACGGCTATCTTAGCCGGATTGAAGCCGCAGGTGAGTTTGTTTGCCAACTATAATGTTCTGGAATTAACCTTTGACGAACCTCTCGTTCCGCAAGGGGCTGGAGATGGTTACAGTTTGGGAGCACAACTGAACTGGACGTTGTATGACGGCGGGCGGTTGCGCGCGCAAGCCGAGCGAGAAGAAGCCGATGTTGCGATCGCCGAACAGCAATTTACCAGCGATCGCAACCAAATTCGCTTAGACGTAGAAAATGCTTACTTCCAGCTCGTTTCTAGCTTTGATAATATCCAAACCTCTATTGTTGGTTTAGCCCAAGCTCAAGAAGCATTGCGCTTAGCTCGACTGCGATTTCAAGCAGGCGTAGGAACCCAAACCGACGTCATCAATTCAGAAACGGACTTAACCCAAGCTCAGTTTAACCAAGTCCAAGCCATCTTGGGATACAACATTGCCGTCGCCCGATTGCAACGAGCGATTAGTAATGTTAGTAATGCGGCCCGGTAA
- a CDS encoding DegT/DnrJ/EryC1/StrS family aminotransferase translates to MNKIPPVDLTQQYQAIASEVESAVLAVLASGRYIGGPLVQTFEEQLARATGTEFAISCNSGTDALYLSLRAANIGPGDRVITTPFTFIATAETISAVGATPVFVDIDEETFNLDLSQVEAAITEQTQAIIPVHLFGQPVDMTQLMEIANRHALTVIEDCAQSAGATWQGATVGSCGQMGCFSFYPTKNLAACGDGGAVTTKDSAIAERLRLLRDHGRRTGYYHEEVGVNSRLDALQAAILQIKLKYLPEWNQQRQQVADYYHQLLEPITEIVRPQMIPGGQSVWNQYTIRVGDGSSARYRDSIQQHLREEGVISSVYYPLPLHLQPVYKDLGYQPGQLPISERESHRVLSLPMFPELTPQQQEQVVYCLKHAL, encoded by the coding sequence GTGAATAAGATTCCCCCTGTTGACCTAACTCAACAATATCAGGCCATTGCCTCTGAGGTTGAATCTGCCGTACTGGCAGTGTTAGCATCGGGTCGATACATCGGCGGTCCGTTGGTACAAACATTTGAAGAACAGTTGGCTCGGGCTACGGGTACGGAGTTTGCCATTAGCTGTAATTCCGGTACGGATGCTCTGTATTTATCTCTAAGAGCGGCAAATATCGGCCCTGGCGATCGCGTTATTACGACCCCATTTACATTTATTGCTACGGCGGAAACTATCTCGGCAGTTGGCGCGACTCCGGTCTTTGTCGATATTGACGAAGAGACGTTTAATCTCGATCTTAGCCAAGTCGAAGCTGCCATTACCGAGCAAACCCAGGCAATTATTCCCGTCCATTTGTTCGGTCAACCGGTGGATATGACGCAGTTAATGGAGATTGCTAACCGCCACGCTCTTACTGTTATTGAAGATTGCGCTCAATCTGCCGGAGCCACTTGGCAGGGAGCTACCGTCGGCAGTTGCGGACAGATGGGATGTTTTAGTTTTTATCCGACGAAAAATTTGGCGGCTTGCGGTGATGGTGGAGCCGTGACGACAAAGGATTCGGCGATCGCCGAGCGGCTGCGCCTCCTGCGAGACCACGGCCGGCGCACTGGCTATTATCATGAAGAAGTTGGCGTTAATTCGCGCTTGGATGCGTTGCAGGCGGCAATTTTGCAAATTAAACTGAAGTACTTGCCCGAGTGGAATCAGCAACGGCAACAGGTTGCCGATTATTACCATCAGTTGCTCGAACCCATTACGGAGATTGTGCGACCCCAAATGATTCCCGGAGGTCAATCGGTCTGGAATCAATATACAATTCGAGTCGGTGATGGGTCGAGTGCCCGCTATCGCGACAGTATTCAACAGCACCTGCGCGAGGAAGGGGTTATCTCATCGGTTTACTATCCCTTACCGCTGCACTTACAACCGGTCTATAAAGATTTGGGATACCAGCCAGGGCAGTTGCCCATTTCCGAGCGAGAGAGCCACCGCGTCCTCTCTCTGCCCATGTTCCCCGAGCTAACTCCCCAACAGCAAGAGCAGGTAGTCTATTGCTTGAAACATGCCCTCTAG